From a region of the Methylomonas rapida genome:
- a CDS encoding ATP-binding protein: protein MSTEYQLKKIILLDSFWPGKTVLLKLDGHTNLSGTNGAGKTTFLRLMQLFWGERPSNIVGGSGSKKGFLDYYLPRASSYLVYEYQRPHGQVCHVMVQSDGRAARYKFIDAAYRQDYYIAETGFPRDPQSIERLYRPTAEVSRFLAVDDYCNVIQCHQLTGGKKELRVLQNRFAMAATPINHIEKVIGSVIEKIGDFDVIKQMLIDISRGKLSQAFLQNEDEQQPFQLNKQHIEAWLADLNASREIETRRADFDQLLQTIAELKQTLKTLSHLHFLTRDKHKLAQQETEALENSLTQLLQQRDQLQQNHKQVLEPKEDALIEANSRLKDLSYQIEALETQKQAYEEQGAESFTLEAAKAEQYAKQQQDIQAELDALEHKTQQIKQFYEKQLTELRHRHETQTQLYQQQGSDAQLQQSQNLREADAEFQLRKEQLQQNKEHRLQPVIEQRAQFLTEFQVKQNQQKNPPLPDGLLADQQKNREALDAASKESKLAYQAQTEAQSDYQTRLSHYQQTEQELKDKKAELKRSRERHTDCQKRLRPDPGSLQYFLEQEAEGWQHSIGRVIAPELLDHTGLDPQWNGQDSQDFYGLSINLAAIAGRSDLTEDKVRLEQQEKELFERVTKLNKESEALEAALQAANKLREQAKTVLDKAQQRVQQAEKLEENLRGEAHALADQIKAETARAKQQLEQAINQLSADIKVCDQTLTDIENQHQQALLELQNEHLARKGIIESDCKNLLETINEHKEAQRAHFNREQAHINQQLKSDLKESGADETIFTRTKELEMLKGKEQDARSFQRKAQEYQDWLRQRWQQHPEHCRQRDECQRQMQQLNDEIKQLKQDFQRQRTQLNQHIGELEEQLKKNNGLLAQLEQSLEQLRNCPPVYAEELSEYAAGTLPRLTQDSLKDRKRHEREIQGGKQTLVQLFNRHQRSQLAEAWSQALNAAANSNEYFQAEALEIEQPLIDVLQMVGHVKQATAQQIELHASSVNTFYLHLHNFERAIKQTGSELSKYVSEERYFAALGEITVNIRSKMSDLEYWQALKKFGDHYEQYRDNAELSGSHEIPEGLVQAMGELTALLPATGVKIKHLSLFDIEFSIFENGQLKHARNARELKDVSSTGLSYLALITFFTGVTAMLRKQNPTVVCWPIDELGDLAPENIEAMMNLLAKQNIQILSATPTADRHVLGLFKRRYLINQQKLHEVDLPPSKLEQLLNAQTEQETAHV, encoded by the coding sequence ATGTCCACCGAATATCAACTTAAAAAAATCATTCTGCTAGACAGCTTCTGGCCCGGCAAAACCGTTTTACTGAAACTGGACGGCCATACCAATCTCAGCGGCACCAACGGCGCCGGCAAAACCACGTTCCTGCGTTTGATGCAGTTATTCTGGGGCGAACGCCCCAGCAACATCGTCGGCGGCAGCGGCAGCAAGAAAGGCTTTCTGGATTATTATCTGCCACGCGCCAGCAGTTATCTGGTGTACGAATACCAGCGTCCCCATGGGCAAGTCTGCCACGTCATGGTGCAAAGCGACGGCCGCGCCGCCCGATACAAATTCATCGACGCCGCCTACCGGCAGGACTATTACATCGCCGAAACCGGCTTCCCGCGCGATCCCCAAAGCATAGAGCGCCTGTACCGCCCTACCGCGGAAGTCTCGCGCTTTCTGGCGGTCGACGATTATTGCAACGTGATCCAATGTCATCAACTGACGGGCGGCAAGAAAGAGTTGCGCGTCCTGCAAAACCGCTTTGCGATGGCAGCTACACCCATCAACCATATCGAAAAAGTCATAGGCTCGGTGATCGAGAAAATCGGCGATTTCGACGTCATCAAGCAAATGCTGATCGACATCTCCCGCGGCAAGCTCAGCCAGGCCTTTTTGCAGAACGAAGACGAGCAACAACCCTTCCAACTTAACAAACAGCACATCGAAGCCTGGCTGGCCGATCTGAACGCCTCCCGGGAAATCGAAACCCGGCGCGCCGATTTCGACCAGTTATTGCAAACCATCGCCGAGCTGAAGCAAACCCTGAAAACCTTATCCCACCTGCACTTTCTGACGCGGGACAAACACAAACTCGCCCAGCAAGAAACGGAAGCGCTGGAAAATAGCCTGACGCAACTGCTCCAGCAACGTGACCAGTTGCAGCAGAATCACAAGCAAGTCTTGGAGCCCAAGGAAGACGCGTTGATCGAAGCCAATAGCCGCCTGAAAGACTTGAGCTACCAAATCGAAGCCTTAGAAACGCAAAAGCAGGCTTATGAGGAACAAGGTGCCGAAAGCTTTACTCTCGAAGCCGCCAAGGCAGAGCAATACGCCAAACAGCAACAGGATATTCAAGCCGAGCTGGATGCGCTGGAGCACAAGACCCAGCAAATCAAACAGTTTTACGAGAAGCAATTAACAGAATTGCGGCACAGGCACGAAACACAAACCCAGCTCTACCAACAACAAGGTTCCGACGCCCAACTGCAGCAAAGCCAAAACCTGCGAGAAGCGGATGCCGAATTTCAGCTACGCAAGGAACAGTTGCAGCAGAACAAGGAACACCGCCTGCAACCCGTTATAGAACAACGCGCACAATTTTTAACGGAGTTTCAAGTCAAACAAAACCAGCAAAAAAATCCGCCGCTACCGGACGGTTTGCTCGCCGATCAGCAAAAAAACCGCGAAGCGCTGGACGCCGCCAGCAAGGAAAGCAAACTGGCTTATCAAGCCCAGACAGAAGCCCAAAGCGACTATCAAACCCGGCTGAGCCATTACCAACAAACCGAACAGGAACTCAAGGACAAAAAGGCCGAACTGAAACGTAGCCGGGAGCGCCATACCGATTGCCAGAAACGTTTGCGACCCGACCCCGGCTCGCTGCAATATTTCCTGGAACAGGAAGCCGAAGGCTGGCAGCACAGCATAGGCCGGGTCATCGCCCCGGAACTGCTGGACCATACCGGGCTCGATCCGCAATGGAATGGCCAAGACAGCCAGGACTTTTACGGTCTCAGCATCAACCTGGCAGCAATCGCTGGCCGCAGCGATTTGACCGAAGACAAGGTCCGCCTGGAACAGCAGGAAAAAGAGCTGTTCGAGCGAGTGACCAAACTCAACAAAGAAAGCGAAGCGCTGGAAGCCGCTTTGCAAGCCGCCAACAAACTGCGCGAGCAGGCCAAAACAGTGCTGGACAAAGCCCAACAACGCGTGCAGCAGGCCGAAAAGCTGGAGGAAAACCTGCGCGGCGAGGCCCATGCACTGGCCGACCAGATCAAGGCCGAAACCGCCAGGGCCAAGCAACAGTTGGAACAGGCAATCAACCAACTGTCAGCCGACATCAAAGTCTGCGATCAAACCTTGACCGACATCGAAAACCAGCACCAGCAAGCACTGCTGGAACTGCAAAACGAGCATCTGGCCCGCAAAGGCATCATCGAATCGGATTGTAAAAATCTACTGGAAACAATAAACGAGCATAAAGAAGCACAGCGCGCGCATTTCAATCGGGAGCAGGCGCACATCAATCAGCAGTTGAAAAGTGACCTGAAGGAAAGCGGTGCCGACGAAACCATTTTTACACGGACAAAAGAGCTGGAGATGCTCAAAGGCAAGGAACAAGACGCTCGCAGCTTCCAACGCAAGGCCCAGGAATATCAAGACTGGCTGCGACAACGCTGGCAACAGCACCCGGAACATTGCCGACAGCGGGATGAATGCCAGCGCCAGATGCAACAATTGAACGACGAAATCAAGCAATTGAAGCAAGATTTCCAACGGCAACGCACACAGTTGAATCAGCACATCGGCGAGTTGGAGGAACAACTGAAGAAAAACAACGGCCTGCTGGCGCAACTGGAACAAAGCCTCGAGCAATTGCGCAATTGTCCACCAGTCTACGCGGAGGAATTATCCGAATATGCAGCCGGCACGCTACCGCGCCTGACGCAAGACAGCCTCAAGGATCGCAAGCGCCACGAGCGCGAAATTCAAGGCGGCAAGCAAACCCTGGTGCAGTTGTTCAACAGACACCAGCGCAGCCAGCTGGCGGAAGCCTGGTCGCAGGCTTTGAATGCAGCAGCCAACAGCAACGAGTATTTTCAAGCCGAAGCGCTGGAAATCGAGCAACCGTTGATCGATGTGCTGCAGATGGTCGGCCATGTAAAACAGGCCACGGCCCAACAGATCGAACTGCACGCCTCCAGCGTCAATACCTTTTATCTGCATTTGCATAACTTCGAGCGCGCGATCAAACAAACCGGCAGCGAGCTGTCCAAATATGTCAGCGAGGAACGCTATTTCGCCGCGCTGGGCGAGATCACCGTCAATATCCGCTCGAAGATGAGCGATCTGGAATACTGGCAGGCCCTGAAGAAATTCGGCGACCATTATGAACAATACCGCGACAATGCCGAACTGAGCGGATCACATGAGATTCCGGAAGGCTTGGTGCAAGCCATGGGCGAACTGACCGCGCTGCTGCCTGCCACCGGCGTCAAGATCAAGCATCTTTCCTTATTCGATATCGAATTCAGCATCTTCGAAAACGGCCAACTCAAACATGCCCGCAACGCCCGGGAACTGAAGGATGTCAGCTCCACCGGCCTGTCTTATCTGGCCTTGATTACTTTCTTCACCGGCGTCACCGCCATGCTGCGCAAACAAAACCCGACCGTGGTCTGTTGGCCCATCGACGAACTGGGCGACCTGGCGCCGGAAAACATCGAGGCCATGATGAATCTATTGGCCAAACAGAATATCCAAATCCTGTCGGCTACCCCGACCGCCGACCGTCACGTGCTCGGCCTGTTCAAGCGCCGCTATCTGATCAACCAGCAAAAGCTGCACGAAGTCGATTTGCCGCCCAGCAAGCTGGAGCAACTGTTGAACGCGCAAACGGAACAGGAGACCGCTCATGTTTAA
- a CDS encoding condensin complex protein MksE — MFKQVAEALLSGHFICPTAYPDAFEYLSQASNADKINAFLKLLDRELFDLDGELFYAAYTVVDDSNRPAIREAFSEVRSQLRPVVEWMDMVMTALGQDMPIRARDEIRLHQLLQALEHEPSLAEQLNRLTQLTLFKTSKTSVHDQLLWVLQKLEQTGYLARPNQQASMYIATGKINYLHQVIAFLNDAENLELDQHATGGSGGEQQELFL, encoded by the coding sequence ATGTTTAAGCAAGTCGCCGAAGCGCTACTCAGCGGCCATTTCATTTGCCCGACCGCCTACCCCGATGCCTTCGAGTATTTGTCGCAAGCGTCCAATGCCGACAAGATCAACGCGTTTTTAAAACTCTTGGACCGGGAACTGTTCGATCTGGACGGCGAATTGTTTTATGCGGCCTACACCGTGGTCGACGACAGCAATCGGCCCGCAATCAGAGAAGCCTTTTCCGAAGTCCGCTCGCAATTGCGCCCGGTAGTGGAATGGATGGACATGGTCATGACCGCGCTGGGCCAGGACATGCCGATCCGGGCCCGCGACGAAATCCGCCTGCATCAGTTACTACAGGCCCTGGAACATGAACCCTCGTTGGCTGAACAACTGAACCGGCTGACCCAATTAACGCTGTTCAAGACCAGCAAAACTAGTGTGCACGATCAATTGCTCTGGGTACTGCAAAAACTGGAACAGACCGGCTATCTGGCCCGACCCAATCAACAGGCCTCGATGTACATCGCCACCGGCAAGATCAATTATCTGCATCAGGTCATCGCCTTCCTGAACGACGCCGAAAACCTGGAGCTGGATCAGCACGCGACCGGCGGGAGCGGCGGCGAACAGCAGGAATTGTTTTTATGA